GCTGATCGCGAGTGTTCCGATTAAGAATAATGGTGCCGTAAGCTTTAGCTTTTTCCAAAGTCCGCCCATTTCTTCGATGTTCTGTGTGTGTACCGCATGAATGACGCTTCCTGCTGCTAAGAATAGCAACGCTTTGAAGAAAGCATGTGTCATTAAGTGGAATACACCAGCGACATAGCCGGCAGAGCCTAGGGCTAGCATCATGTAGCCAAGCTGGCTGACCGTTGAGTAAGCTAAAACGCGTTTAATATCGGTTTGCACAAGACCGATGCTTGCTGCGAAAATCGCAGTGAAGGCACCGATGATTGCGATTGTTAATAGTGCAGTTTCACTCGCTGCAAACAGCGGAAAAAGTGCCGCAACTAAGTAAACACCGGCAGCAACCATTGTCGCCGCGTGGATTAATGCAGAAACAGGTGTCGGACCTTCCATCGCGTCCGGTAACCATGTGTGAAGCGGGAACTGACCTGATTTACCAACAGCGCCGATGAAGATTAAGATTGCTGTTAAAGTAATCATCGTGCTTGATACAGCACCAGCCTCAACGGCCTCGAAAATCTCACTGTATTCAAAGCTTTTGGTTTCCCAGAATAATAAAATCATCCCGATTAAGAGACCCACGTCTCCGATTCGGGTCATAATGAACGCTTTTTTTGCCGCAGCCTTCGCTTCTTCTTTGTAGAAATAGAATCCAATTAAGAGGAAGGAACCGACTCCGACGAGCTCCCAGAAAATATAAGTTTGCAGCAGGTTTGGCGAGATGACAAGCCCAAGCATTGCAAACGTAAATAGTCCTAAATAGGCATAGAATACTGGAAACCGCTCATCCCCGTGCATATATCCCTTTGAATAAGTATGTACCAGGAAGCTGACGAGCGAGACAATTACAAGCATTAATGCATTCAATTGATTCACTTCAAAGCCCGCTGTTAAAGAAATATCTCCTATCCTGAGCCACTCCGTTGAAGTCTTAAACGTTGGTTGAGAGAATCGCTCGAACAACACCAACAACGAATACACAAGCGAGGCTAACGTAAGAAGAATACCAACGTACGCACTCGCATCCTTCAGCCGCTTACCAAATAGAAGAAGAATCAAAAACGAAAGTAGCGGGAAAAGCGGTATGATCCATGCATTTTCCATCATCATCACAATCCCCTTTTTAAAAATGGTGCCTGTCACCCGCGGTGAATCTTTTCAATAAAATTCACCAGTGGACACTGTCCACCGAGGTCACACACCAAATATTACCAATTTGTCCACCTGAGACGGACAGTGTCTTTCTGTGGTGACAGGCACCGCAGTATCTAAAAAAATTTCAACCTACCATTAACTAGTTTTTCATTGTGTCCATATCGTCGATGTTGACGGTTTTGCGGTTGCGGTATAGGGCTATCAAGATTGCCAGACCGACGGCTGCTTCTGCAGCGGCTACGCTAATCGTGAACAATGCGAAGATTTGGCCGGTGATGGACGGAGCCACACCGTATTTGCTGAAGGTTACCAGGTTAATATTGACGGCATTCAGC
This Neobacillus sp. YX16 DNA region includes the following protein-coding sequences:
- the nuoL gene encoding NADH-quinone oxidoreductase subunit L, encoding MMENAWIIPLFPLLSFLILLLFGKRLKDASAYVGILLTLASLVYSLLVLFERFSQPTFKTSTEWLRIGDISLTAGFEVNQLNALMLVIVSLVSFLVHTYSKGYMHGDERFPVFYAYLGLFTFAMLGLVISPNLLQTYIFWELVGVGSFLLIGFYFYKEEAKAAAKKAFIMTRIGDVGLLIGMILLFWETKSFEYSEIFEAVEAGAVSSTMITLTAILIFIGAVGKSGQFPLHTWLPDAMEGPTPVSALIHAATMVAAGVYLVAALFPLFAASETALLTIAIIGAFTAIFAASIGLVQTDIKRVLAYSTVSQLGYMMLALGSAGYVAGVFHLMTHAFFKALLFLAAGSVIHAVHTQNIEEMGGLWKKLKLTAPLFLIGTLAISGVPLFSGFFSKDEILIAAWEGGHPVLFLLALAAAFMTAFYMFRLFFMVFTGEARTPMKNVHESPSMMTFPMIVLGVLAIIAGYVQTPFNHNLGEWLVDGNEALGHSHIEGPIWIMIAATVVSLAGIYLAYMIYYKRSIARNWLSGSGDTLHTILTNKYYIDEFYQMSVVALTKGISYFLRFIDVFLVEGIMKGVAGIVQGLGAAMSKLQTGQTQTYVTVAFVGMALLAVIFVLTGGYL
- the nuoK gene encoding NADH-quinone oxidoreductase subunit NuoK translates to MSSVPASAFLALALILFCIGLYGALTKRNTVIVLISIELMLNAVNINLVTFSKYGVAPSITGQIFALFTISVAAAEAAVGLAILIALYRNRKTVNIDDMDTMKN